Below is a window of Humulus lupulus chromosome 2, drHumLupu1.1, whole genome shotgun sequence DNA.
ACCTTCCGGTTTGCTTTTATTACGAACGTATGACTTCAACTTAGACAAGTACCTAAAATTATTCATAgaaacattagaagaaatattaATTCTTGTTAAgcataaataaaatgaaaatcaaTTAATATTTACCTTTCAATAGGGTACATGCAACGATAAACTGATGGTCCAGCAATTCTTGCCTCATATGCTAAGTGTATTACTAAATgaaccattatatcaaaaaatgctgAAGGAAAGAGTTTTTCAAGATTACAAAGAATGATAGGTATTTGTTGTTCATGATGCATAAAATCTTGTGGTCGGGCAACTTTTGAATACATCATGCGAAAATAATTACTTAAACTAGTTAGATGTAGACGAACATGTGCACTTGATATTCCCCTTAGTGCTAGTGGTAGTAATTGAGTCATAATGATATGAAAATCATGACTTTTGAGCCCataaatttttcttttgctcACATCAATACATCTAGAAATGTTGGCAGCATATCCATCTGGAACCTTGATTGTCTTTAGAAATCGACAGAAgacaattttttcttttttgcttaATGTAAAACATGCAGGCGGAATAACAGTTTTCTTAGACTCGCTCTCCTTTGGATGAAGTTCAGATCTAATACCCATATATTTTAAATCAAGACGCGCATTCAAATTGTCTTTATTTTTTGTATCTAAACTCAATAATGTCCCCATCAAACTTTCACATACATTCTTTTCAATATGCATCACATCAAGATTGTGTCGCAATAAATTATCCTTCCAATATGGCAATTCAAAAATTATACTCTTTTTCTTCCAACTGTATGGCAATAGAGGATTAACAACTGTCTTCCCAAATTTAATCTGGTAGCCTGCTAATGTATTTAGTATCATAGAACCACTTAATGGGGTTGGAGCCATTCTTTCCTCTTTTGTGCCATCAAAAGATTTTTCATCATTTCTAAATGGGTCATTATTTTCTAACCAGCGTCGATGACCCATATAACAATGCTTTTTGCTATGCTTCAACCACATAGAACAAGTGTCTTGATGACAAGATGGGCATGCATACTTTCCTTTCGTGCTCCATCCTGATAAGTTtgcatatgctggaaaatcactAATTGTCCATAGTAGTGATGCCCGCAtgttaaagttttttttttttgtagatgcaTCAAAAGTTTCGACTCCAACTTCCCATAACTCCTTTAACTCTTCAATTAGTGGCTTTAGATATACGTCAATATTATTTCCAGGTGCGTCTGGACTGGGTATGAGTAAGGACATAATAAAATTAGGTTGTTTCATACACATCCACGGAGGAAGATTGTATGGTATCAAAATAACTGGCCATGTACTGTGACTTACACTTAATGTTTTGAAAGGGTTCATTCCATCAGAAGCTAGCCCAAGTCTAACATTGCGAGGATCTGCAGCAAAATTCTTGTGGTTATGATCAAAAGTCATCCATGCTGGAGAATCTCTTGGGTGTCTCATACAACCATCACTTGTACGATCTTTGTTATGATGCCAAGTCATAAAATCAGATGTTTTTGATGACATAAATAATCTTTGTAATCGTGGTATTAATGGAAAATGGCGCAAGACTTTAGCTTCATTCCTATTTTTGATGATTAAAGAGTAAAgctattattattataaagtatAGGTCATATAAAAGTtttatatgaaattcaaaaaatgttaactaaataaaaaagagaagaaaataaattGTTATATTTAACATACCTTGGTGTAGAGCATACTTCACATTCTGTGTCATTTGCATGCTCCTTTCTATATAATATGCAATCTTTTGGACATGCATCAATTTTTTCGTAATCAAGTCCTAGAGCGTTGATTAATTTTTTGGTCTCATAAAAAGAGTTGGGCAATGTCTCACCTTTTGGTAATGCTCTTTTAAATAAGTCAAGTACCTTGCCAAATGATTGGTCGCTCCATCCAGAGATGCACTTAATATGAAATAATTGAATAACAAATGATAGCTTTGTAAAACTTGTACAACCTGGGTAAAGTTCTTTCTCTGCTTCTTTCATCAAATCGTAAAATTCTTTTGCTCTCGCATTTGGTTCATCACCTTCACCTTGAAGATTGTCATTTTCATCATCGCATTCGTTGTCTCCAATGTTTTGTCCAATTGCATCATATATAATTCCTTGCATATCAATAGTATAATTTGACTCATGAGTATCACGAAGAGTCTCAACATTTTGTGCAGCATGTGAAGAAGATTCCCCGTGCAATACCCATTTAGTGTAACCATCCATAAATCCATTGCATATTAGATGTTCAAATGCTATTTTTCGAGTAACAGATATAATAAGGACACACTTTACACAAGGACATATAATTTTTTCTTCATGACTTGCATTTTTAAATGCAAAATCCATAAATAAATTAACTCCTTCTTGATATGAATCGCTCAATCTAGATTGGTTCATCCAACTCTTATCCATAATTTATCTTTTGAGTTGATAATTAATAcctataaaaaatataaaaattagtttatttgaaaaaaaaacacatgtcatacaaaattttcaaataaacacAACATTGTTGATAAGCTCAAATGATGAATAAATAATATCTTAATTTCATACACTCAAAAGGAAATTTCAAGATCCAATACCAACTTTTCTAGCTTATATTTCTATATACaccaaaataataagaaaataaaataaaaaccataatTGAAGAATTACctttaaaaaaatttgtttttcCCTCCTAAATTGACAAAGAAGTATTGTGGAGTGTTTTTCTTTGGAGAGCATTAATACATGTTCTCTAATATTAAAGAGTCTTAGAGGGAGAATGAGAGAAATAGAGAtgcaaaattatatatatatatatatagatatttatgctcgtttagtaatttttttaagttgcttaaatttaaattttaaaaaataaggtTTGTTTTAAATAtcttattattaaaattttgaaatacatactattacaaaccaaaaaaatttaacatagatatatatttctatcaataaataataagatattatGATgcagatattttatttttaaatttcatTAATATTGAAgaagtatatatattattaaaattagatactattatatatatattatagattcTTAAAATACATCTAgcgttaaacaaaaaaaaaataggaaaagtgaatatgtgatatttttttaaaattttattaaaataaatacgtTAGTAATAAGATATCAGAACTCAAAAAATTtctttttgaattttatttaatagtaaataactatatattttaaaaataaaatactatcatatatataatatattttaaaaaatatcagtTTTCTTTCAACAAGAAAAATATCTATCGTTaaacaagcaaaaaaaaaattaataatgatttataTTATTCTTCTGTGTCACACGTCTATGTTTTCTTAAAAATTATAGGTATATCAATACTATTTCAATAGAAATAGTCAATTGAACTCCCATTTTTATAGGGAGAATTATAAAATTattctaaaaaatattatataatatcatatatttagaacaattaaaaaatatataaaattgtttgaaaataaacTGTAAcgattttattataaaaatttaagTAAAATATATAACCATCTCCCCTTaatgtgtatatattttttttaaaaagcgcttaaatgaaaatttatgaaaaaaatggcggttgtttttgcaaagtatacTGTTTTAGAAGGAAAAATTGATCAGAACAATACAACTCACATTTTCAAATCCATCTCAAGATTGCAAAAGGTTACAGGAAAGCTAATGGTGAGATCAAAGACTGCATAGAAGGTGCGACAAAAGTGCTATAATCAAATTTGTTGATGATTCATCTCATGCAGGtaatgtttatgatttataattTTTACCTTATACAATCGTTTCTCGCATATAAAcatcatatatatgtataaatatatatatacctctCACATATGTAAATATTAATTGCCTCTACCCCTGCACATCTCGTTTCCCCAATCATTTGGCACatactttttttttctcaatttGACTTCTTACAAATACGTATTAGCTTGGATTATTTATGCATCAaattcttttattaaaaaatttgtaTGACCTCTATATGGAAAATGTTGTTTAATTTCACATGAACTCAAAATCTGCCAAATATGGTTTGATACCTTTTTGCTTTTACATTGTTCAAATAAAATTTCTGCATTTTGGCCTCTATATCCAAAAAATAATGGAGCAATCTAGTTCATATTTTTAACCATTCAATCCATTATATGCATGAAGAAAATCTTAAATTACATTAGAGTCCATAAACTTAGCCTCCTGTGGTGGATAAAGACAGCTCCCACCCCATTAATTGAACACATCCCTAAATACATAACTGTATAGCCAATTGAATAACAATAACTATTCTAGCATATAACGTTATTCTTAGGCTGAAAGCTTATAAACTTTAATATATTAGTAATCTAATAAGTTATCTAATCTTAGGCttccttttttatatatatataaatatatatacctaATTATGTAAACTGCAGCTCCAAACAATGGTCCTATTCCAAATAATTCAGATTGAAGAAACAAGTATATAAACTAGTAAAGTTATTGTATATGATTTCattcaaaatccccaaaaattTACATATCTAGACTTTGCTAAATTATTTGATCTCTATGTGAGTATCACAAAGAACTAAGCTTTCTATAACCATTTTCAATAGCTAACATTTTAAAGTTTTTAATTGATATGTAATCAACAGCCAGGTGGCCAAACCTATGATAGTGTCATAAGGTATATTGATAGAGtttttgtgtatatatatgagtATATTGTTAAGAAAAAAAGTTTAGAAGATACCAAAATAATCTTGTTTAGTATATTATTGTTTGCTCCTGATTGTGTGGAACTGATTGCCTTTTTTCTTTGCTAATTTAGAATGaagtaaattatatataactactttatttttttgaatcttgAAAACAGCTATGGATCCATACATACAATGTAGATTGGCCTCACAGGATAATATAGAATCATTTACAAATATGTTGATGAATGATAATGATGAAAAGAAAACTTGAGGTCCTACACAAATGCGTGAAATATGGGGG
It encodes the following:
- the LOC133814092 gene encoding uncharacterized protein LOC133814092, which translates into the protein MDKSWMNQSRLSDSYQEGVNLFMDFAFKNASHEEKIICPCVKCVLIISVTRKIAFEHLICNGFMDGYTKWVLHGESSSHAAQNVETLRDTHESNYTIDMQGIIYDAIGQNIGDNECDDENDNLQGEGDEPNARAKEFYDLMKEAEKELYPGCTSFTKLSFVIQLFHIKCISGWSDQSFGKVLDLFKRALPKGETLPNSFYETKKLINALGLDYEKIDACPKDCILYRKEHANDTECEVCSTPRNEAKVLRHFPLIPRLQRLFMSSKTSDFMTWHHNKDRTSDGCMRHPRDSPAWMTFDHNHKNFAADPRNVRLGLASDGMNPFKTLSVSHSTWPVILIPYNLPPWMCMKQPNFIMSLLIPSPDAPGNNIDVYLKPLIEELKELWEVGVETFDASTKKKNFNMRASLLWTISDFPAYANLSGWSTKGKYACPSCHQDTCSMWLKHSKKHCYMGHRRWLENNDPFRNDEKSFDGTKEERMAPTPLSGSMILNTLAGYQIKFGKTVVNPLLPYSWKKKSIIFELPYWKDNLLRHNLDVMHIEKNVCESLMGTLLSLDTKNKDNLNARLDLKYMGIRSELHPKESESKKTVIPPACFTLSKKEKIVFCRFLKTIKVPDGYAANISRCIDVSKRKIYGLKSHDFHIIMTQLLPLALRGISSAHVRLHLTSLSNYFRMMYSKVARPQDFMHHEQQIPIILCNLEKLFPSAFFDIMVHLVIHLAYEARIAGPSVYRCMYPIERYLSKLKSYVRNKSKPEGCIAEGYLADECLTFCSRYMEGVETKFNRKPRNYIDVEPNGKTLPIFQTTGRHLGKIDTKTLDEDTKVKAHRYVLFNCNTIDSFNEEHRNIIAQQNSRQTAMTINRIHNNSFSSWFAKKVEELYDNGDNRASEDLRCLANGPNNVFFRFKKYLINGFRFHTKEIEKNLRTQNSGVIMTAKTQSFASSRDPNPIFGEVTFYGILTDIIELDYSSGNRVVLFKCDWISRSGVKEEKDCIRVNFSKLMHEDEPFILASQAEQVMYVEDLKHKEWHVVLKINPRDYYNMSVQSYDENVESYLQTEVCSATINDGDEDISLVRKDIQDITVDTLVSFDTNEMDEEA